From the genome of Aquiluna borgnonia:
TAGTCAACCAGAAAAGATCGGTGCTCATCACAAGCCCCCCAAGACTTCGTTCTGCTCTCGGGGTGGATCTTTGGATTTCTCCAGCTGATTAGGTGCGTAGCACTCTCAGCGCAACCGGCTCGCGAACACTTATTCATCGTCCACGATGCGAATTTGACTTTGGGAAATAGAAAGTTTGGGGGCGGTGATTTCCGTTGATTTCTGGCTCGGAGTTCCACCCTGGGCATTTGCTAGAACAACGGCGAAGTAGGGCAGGAAGATAGCCAGGGCGAAGAAGATCCACATCAGAATGCCGGTGGTGAACACTCCAGCCACGATGCAAACCATCCTCACGCTCATGGCGATGGTGTATTTGCGCATTCTGATCTTGCGCTCATCATCCGGGGAAATGTCGAGCGAGGTGGCACTCTGCCGTTTGGCCATGTGTCTTCGCCTCTTTCTGATTGCCATTGCTAGGCTTTGGTATTCATAACGCGCAAACCTCAATGGTATTCCCGCAAGGAGCAAAGTTGGAGAATCCAAGAACCGTACTTGTTACAGGT
Proteins encoded in this window:
- a CDS encoding DUF3099 domain-containing protein, giving the protein MAKRQSATSLDISPDDERKIRMRKYTIAMSVRMVCIVAGVFTTGILMWIFFALAIFLPYFAVVLANAQGGTPSQKSTEITAPKLSISQSQIRIVDDE